TTCGTTGCGGTAGAAGTTGGCCAGTACGTCCCAGGTAAAGTTGTTGGTTTTCACCGGCGAGCCATTCAAGGAGATTTCGATACCCTTGTTCTCCACGGTGCCGCCATTGATGTACTGCAGAATGAAGCCTGTAGCCTGACTCACGCGGGGGGCAATTAGCTGGTCGGTGGTGCGGGTGCGATATACGTTGGCGTCCAGTCCGAGGCGGTTTTGCAGAAAGCGCAACTCCACGCCCAACTCATACGAGCGGCTACGCTCGGGAATAAGCAGGCTGTTGGAGCCGAAGAAACCGTTGCGGAAGCCGCCACCGATGTAGGTGTTGGCCGCCAAAGGCGATTCCACGCGGTAAGGGCCAGTGTCTTTGCCCACTTCAGCAATAGAACCGCGAATCTTGCCGTAGTTCAGAATGGGGTTCTGCTCTAAGCCTAGCGTGCGGGTAAACTCGTAGCCCGCTCCGATAGAGCCGTAGCCAAAGCCTTTGCCGTAAATCTTGTTCTTGTCGGGGCGGGGCAGGGTAGACGAGATGTCATAGCGCCCGCTCAGCTCCACAAAGAGCTGATCCCAGAACACCATGCTCAACTGGGCAAAGTTACCCACCAAGCGCCGCTGTACGTTGCTGGTTAGCGCGTTGCGGTTTACGGTGTTGTTGATGCTGATAAAGTTCGGGTTCTGAAAAATCAGACCGATAACGTCCGTCTTCTCATTGCGAAGCTGCTCCACGGTGTTACCCAGCGTCAGGGTACCGCTGAAATTCTCGCTGAACTGATGGTTCAGGGTCGCCAGGAAGTTGGAGTTCAGAATGCGGTTAGCGTTGGTGGTCTCGGCAATACCGCCATCCTGGTTGTTCACCAAGGAGGTACCCACAGCCCGTACCGAGCGCACGCGCTCCTGGTAAAAGTCGGTGCCCAGGGTATAGCTGAAATTCAACCACTTATAGGCCGCAAAATTCAAAGTCGCGTTGCCGATAAAGCGGTTGGTGCGGTCGGTTTGGGGGTTGCGGTTTACCGTAAAGTAAGGGTTGTCGGCGTCGTTGGCGCTGGTAGATGCACCCGTGAGGCGGCGACGGCTGCCGTCGGGGTTCAGGTAAATGCGCGCATCATCGTTGCGGGGCCAGTTGAGCAAGCTGATCAAATAGCCCCCGAGCCGCCAAACAGGCCGGGGCCCTGCACGGGGCGCTCACCGCCCGAGTTCAGGTAGTTGGCCGAGGCGTTGGCGCTGAACTTAGGCGAAATCTTCACGGTGCCCGCTAGGCGTACGGAGGCTTTGTCGTACTTGCTTTCGGGTGTAATACCTTTCGAGTCGAGGTGCTGAACCGAGAGGAGGAAGCTGGCTTTTTCGGTGCCGCCCGTCATGTTCAGGTAGTTCTGGAAAGAGGTGCCTCGCTGGTAAAAATCTTCCAGGTTGTTAAATACTGTTTCGCCGGGCGCAAAGCGCGGGCCCCACGACTGGCGGGTGCCTGGGTCAGAAATGCCCAACGAACCCTGCTTGTATTGGTCCTGTAGCTTAGGCAAGCGGTTCACCTGGTCCACCGAAAATTGCGTGCGGTAGTTGAGCGTAATCCGACCCGCCGTGCCGCTCTTGGTTTTGATGATTACGGCGCCGTTGGCAGCGCGCAGGCCGTAGAGTACGGCCGCTGCGGGGCCCTTCAGCACCGTCATGCTCTCAATATCCTCGGGGTTAATGTCCGAAGCGCGGTTGGTAGTGCCCACCGAGCGACCCAGAATGCCATTGAAGGCCGAACCACCGCCCGGCGCCGTCGATTCGGCAAACGAGGAGTTGTCCATAATCACCCCATCGATGACAAATAGGGGCTGGTTGTCGCCGTCGAGCGAGGTGCCTCCCCGAATAACAATGGCTGCGCCCTCGCCGGGGCCACCACCCGAGCTGGTGATGTTTACGCCCGCGATTTTGCCTTGCAGGGCATTCACGATATTCGGCTGGCGCGAGTTGACCAGTTCGGTGCCCTGTACTTCCTGCACGCTGGTAACAATGCTGCGTTGTTCTTTCTCGATACCAAACGAAGTCGTGACCAGTACTTCCCCCAGATTGGTGGTGCTCGTGGCCAGAGCGACATCAACGGTAGCACCTGTAGCGGGTCGCTCTTGGGCTGTGTAGCCGATAAAGCTAAAAACGAGAGTGCTGCCTTCAGCTACATTGCTGAGCGTGTAACGACCTTCGGCATCAGTCTGAACACCGTTGGTAGTTCCTTTCACAATGACGTTCACGCCCGGCAGGGGCGAGCGGTCCTCGGCGGCTGTTACGACGCCGGTTACGGTTCGGGTGGTTTGGGCATGGACTGGCGGGGCTAACAGCCACCCCAGCGCCAGGAAAAACCATAAAAGTTTTTTCATAGAAGGGAGAGAAAGGTGAATAGATGAGGCGAGTGGAAAAAAAGAAAAGACCGGAATCCGAGCGCTCGAAGCAGTTGGATTCCGGTCGATGAAACGTCCGAAGTTATTGGGGGACAATACACAAGCAAGTACAAGTACCCATAGAAAGAGGGAATAATCGAATTACAAAGTCAGCTTTACTGGGCGGCAACTCTGCGATTCTGCGCTTCCAGAGCAGAAAAATATGAGTTAAAGCTAAATGCATGATTTAAGCTGCACAACTATATATGTAATTTTATTTAGTGAAGCTTATACCGAAAATGAGTTCAGCCGAATCAGAGGAGCATTTCCTAAAGCGTTTCTTTACCTTGGCGGGGCTGGCGAAACGGGACCTCTCCGATTATTCAGGCTGCCTG
The window above is part of the Hymenobacter radiodurans genome. Proteins encoded here:
- a CDS encoding TonB-dependent receptor domain-containing protein, whose translation is MLNWPRNDDARIYLNPDGSRRRLTGASTSANDADNPYFTVNRNPQTDRTNRFIGNATLNFAAYKWLNFSYTLGTDFYQERVRSVRAVGTSLVNNQDGGIAETTNANRILNSNFLATLNHQFSENFSGTLTLGNTVEQLRNEKTDVIGLIFQNPNFISINNTVNRNALTSNVQRRLVGNFAQLSMVFWDQLFVELSGRYDISSTLPRPDKNKIYGKGFGYGSIGAGYEFTRTLGLEQNPILNYGKIRGSIAEVGKDTGPYRVESPLAANTYIGGGFRNGFFGSNSLLIPERSRSYELGVELRFLQNRLGLDANVYRTRTTDQLIAPRVSQATGFILQYINGGTVENKGIEISLNGSPVKTNNFTWDVLANFYRNENRTVELPSVLTVVNQSDAFIIDFAQGGAYPGKPITGIGASDWQRAPDGRVLISPTTGYPLVDANFTYQGDRAPDFTTQLTNTFTYKALQFTFLLDFRKGGKVVNGNDWYATRTSGLSERTLDRYKEVVFDGVIATPNADGSTTYTQNTRPVELTQGYYQNTLGTVGSAFIEDVSWTRLRYATLSYNIPAATFGQSFIKGLELSVTGRNLLLLTNYTGADPETSAAGAGVRGGGSNGFDFGSVPATRGVDMGVRVTF
- a CDS encoding carboxypeptidase-like regulatory domain-containing protein, which encodes MKKLLWFFLALGWLLAPPVHAQTTRTVTGVVTAAEDRSPLPGVNVIVKGTTNGVQTDAEGRYTLSNVAEGSTLVFSFIGYTAQERPATGATVDVALATSTTNLGEVLVTTSFGIEKEQRSIVTSVQEVQGTELVNSRQPNIVNALQGKIAGVNITSSGGGPGEGAAIVIRGGTSLDGDNQPLFVIDGVIMDNSSFAESTAPGGGSAFNGILGRSVGTTNRASDINPEDIESMTVLKGPAAAVLYGLRAANGAVIIKTKSGTAGRITLNYRTQFSVDQVNRLPKLQDQYKQGSLGISDPGTRQSWGPRFAPGETVFNNLEDFYQRGTSFQNYLNMTGGTEKASFLLSVQHLDSKGITPESKYDKASVRLAGTVKISPKFSANASANYLNSGGERPVQGPGLFGGSGAI